CATCGTGCTCTGGTACTTTAATTTCCAATTCTGATCCTAAACTACATTCCTACAAGTTCTTTTATCCAATGATCTTAAACCCTAATTCTCCTCGATCTTGTCGATTTTTCAATTCCCTCAGGACGCGAACAATCTCAGAGACGCTCTCAAATACTCGGCCCTGATGTTGTCTGAGCTCCGAACCTCGAGGCTTTCGCCTCACAAATACTACGATCTCTGTAAcgtttcatatatatttttcaccCAAATGCTCTTCTAAGCTTTGATTCAATTCGATATGGTGATCAAATTGTTGATTTGGACGTTTGACGTTTCATGGTTGATTTCATAGATATGCGAGCCTTCGATGAATTGAGGAAGCTGGAGATGTTCTTCAAAGACGAGAGCAGACATGGTGTTTCGATTGTTGATCTCTACGAACTTGTTCAGCATGCTGGCAACATATTACCAAGATTGTAAGTTGCCTAGAACTTCCATTGAATGACATCCCATCATTGTGAGGAAATGTTGTCCTTTCTCAACAAACTTAGATAAGTGTTGGACGTGCCAGGTCTCTAACTTCTCAAAGTTAAATTATGCCTATTCCCTTAAGACGAGCCTTGCCATACACACAGGGTTGTGCTATGTATATACAAGAGTTTCTTTCTCGTTTTTAATTATATACGTTGATCGTGCTTTTTATATAATGACATATCTGCTCTCATCCAATCATATGCGTTTCATTTCTGCCTGTAGCAAAAACGAATCTCTTTAgtgtttttgttcttgggtTCCTCCTCCTAGTGATCAAATCAAGAAGATATGCGTTTCAGAGTTGTGCAATGAGTTGAGTTATTTGTTCCAGTTATATCAACTTTCAATGTATATGAAGTTCCTGTTGCTTATTTAACAGGTATCTCCTATGTACGGTAGGTTCTGTGTACATTAAATATAAGGAAGCACCTGCCAAGGATGTGCTTAAAGATCTTGTGGAAATGTGTCGTGCCATTCAACATCCAATGCGTGGGCTCTTTCTAAGAAGCTATCTTTCTCAAGTCAGTAGAGATAAGTTACCTGATATTGGCTCTGAGTATGAAGGGTAAGATTGTTTTCTTGgccagattttttttttaaaatttcttgtgAAAGAAGTCTGTCATTTCAGTCGTtgatttatcttttctttctctctctccttttttctttatccaTTTCCTTGTTCAATGTTTATATGCTTGATACTACTGATTTGAAAATATCTCGTACATTGTCTGACAAAAAAGAGAATGATTTTTGGTTATGGAAATATACGGAATTTATCACATCTTTCTGTTCTTTCCCAATTCTAGTTGGTTTTAGATTGAGAATAATTATAAGTCTTTGACTCCTTTATGTACATCAAATCAACAGAAGAAGGGAATATGTTATATAGGCCAATAAACATTTGCTTTTGCTGGGATGGATTTCCTGTTGCTTGATTTGATTCATATTCCAATATCCTTGCAGAGATGCTGACACTGTCATGGATGCTGTAGATTTTGTGCTACAGAATTTCACAGAGATGAATAAGCTTTGGGTTCGAATGCAGTATCAGGTTTGTTCAACATCTATGTAATTGATCTGCTCTAATGTCTGAATATGCATGGCACCAGAGTACTTGCATGCCATAGAGGTAAAAATGAACCATGAGGGCATGATTTTTGGCCATGCAGGTGTTATGGTGCTTGTGAATCATTCATACTCTTTGGCGATCTTGAGTTGAGGCCTTCTGTTGGGCTTTCTGGTCTGCAGGGACCTGGTCGGGTGAGAGAGAAGcatgaaaaggaaagaagtGAACTTCGTGATCTTGTAATATCGAAAATCTGAATCTATCAGCAGATGAAACAGTGCATAACACATTGCAATAGAGAAATTACACCTTTCTAAATTGTCTTGATAGGTTGGGAAAAATCTACATGTTCTCAGTCAGATAGGCGTGGAACTTGAATTGTATAAAGACACTGTTCTTCCCAGAGTATTAGAACAGGttctattttctatttccCTTCTCAATAAGATTTTgtttagttaattttaaataCTTTCCCTTATGGCAGAGCCCTATACTAACAACTTGTCTTTTTGTAATGTTTCAAACTTTCATCCAAATTGGTGTGTACAGGTTATCAACTGTAAAGATGAGCTGGCCCAATATTATTTGATGGATTGCATAATCCAGGTCTTTCCAGATGAGTACCACTTGCAGACACTGGAGACATTATTGGCTGCATTCCCCCAGCTTCAGGTGGGTACCAATATCGTTTTTCTCTCCGTTGTTTGATTTTCACTTGATTGtgtatgttttcttatttatttaagtaTATTgttatatatgcatgtttgAAGCCATGTTTTCCCATTATGTATAGTTGAAATAGTAGCTCAAGCCACAAAAGCCAAATTGGTTACTTGCTTTGATATCTGGTGGCTCATAGCGGCCTGTTTGtgtcatttattttatatttgagagaattcgCCCAACCAAAGCAGCTTTTTGACTCATTTTACCTCTGCATTGTATATTTTCAAATGCAGCCAACAGTTGATATCAAGACTGTGTTATCTCAATTAATGGAGAGGTTATCAAATTATGCTGCGTCAAGCACAGATGTGAGTTATCTCAAAATCATCTTCTGGGTCATGCTTTTGGATTTTGTTACcacttttgcaattttttatggcttcttccaTTCCTGGGTGTTGCAGTTTTGATGATTGTGGATTTTTCTTGTTCAAGGTATTACCTGAATTTCTTCAAGTGGAAGCCTTCTCTAAATTAAGCAGTGCTATTGGGAGGGTAAGCTGGCTATTTCTTATTTCATTGAGATTAAAAGAGATGCAATAGGGATGGTGCATTTACCCTCATGTTCTCTGCATTTAGGGATGGTGCATTTACCCACATTTCATAAAATCTAGATAATCCAATGTTTATGGCTATTCCACATCACCTACAATaagtttgtttcctttttctataaACTAACGTCGTTTCCTCTATTTTCCTCTCAACTCTCTCACTCATCTTCTCTTCATGTCTTATAcaccccatttctttttcttacaTTATTTTCTCGTCAGTTCAGTATGAATGATCAATTTTGGCTACTaatcccttcttctttttttcaatcagTATTCATGGTGATTTGTGAAAAATCCTCTAATAGCTAGAATATACAGCAttgatttctataaataaataaaaacccttaatatgagaaattgaaaaatctTTGTAGAAATTTGGTTTTAAAAGTCAAGAAGAAAAGCACAAAGTCATTGCAAGTCGCAAATCTGCTCCAATTGATAGCTGTCAAATTCCAAATACACTAGGGCATGAAGTAGTTGATGTATAGTTAATAGGAAATTGTATACTCACTAATATGTTGCCCCATGAACAAACTTCTCTGAGAAAAACAGATGTCCTCTTTATTAGACAAGCCATTTGCTGTTTCATGTTAATTATGAAACATACATATCTTTATTGTTAGTACCCTTTGTTTGAAGTCCAGAAGTGTGCTATTTTAATAAATCAGCTATACAAATTTCAGGTGATAGAAGCGCAGATTGACATGCCTATTGTTGGATCCATATCTCTTTACGTCTCTCTTCTTACATTTACACTCCGTGTTCATCCTGATCGCCTTGATTATGTGGATCAAGTACTGGTAAGGTCTgcaaaaaaaactaattttagTTACTATAAGCTTTCCCAAACTTCTGCATGCCCTCTGAGGGAGAATACCTGCCTATCAACATGGCCTGCGACATGGATGCCATCTCCTTTGAGATCTCGTTTAGATATGGATTATGTGGGCCATGTTTGTAACCAAGTTAACTGGtgattgttttgttatatatataatttttttttcagggaGCATGTGTTAAGAAGCTATCTGGAACAACCAAGCTTGAGGACAATAGAGCCATAAAACAGGTTGTTGCGCTGTTAAGTGCTCCCTTGGAAAAATACGATGACATTGTCACAGCCCTCACACTGTCTAATTATCCTCGAGTTATGGATCATCTTGACAATGGAACAAATAAAGTCATGGCAGTGGTCATTATTCAAAGCATTATGAAAAACAATTCTTGTATCTCCACCGCTGATAAGGTATGTTTCTTCtatttattctattttacaaatttttcttcttataatgTGGTATATTGCTTCTTGTAGGTGGAGGTGttgtttgaattaattaagggacTCATCAAGGATTTGGATTGTACTTCTGCAGATGAGGTGCATTTCAAAACTGTTACTGTAATAGGAATATTTAGTT
The window above is part of the Prunus dulcis chromosome 1, ALMONDv2, whole genome shotgun sequence genome. Proteins encoded here:
- the LOC117616473 gene encoding vacuolar protein sorting-associated protein 35B-like isoform X1 → MILDGIGDEEKWLAEGIAGIQHHAFYMHRALDANNLRDALKYSALMLSELRTSRLSPHKYYDLYMRAFDELRKLEMFFKDESRHGVSIVDLYELVQHAGNILPRLYLLCTVGSVYIKYKEAPAKDVLKDLVEMCRAIQHPMRGLFLRSYLSQVSRDKLPDIGSEYEGDADTVMDAVDFVLQNFTEMNKLWVRMQYQGPGRVREKHEKERSELRDLVGKNLHVLSQIGVELELYKDTVLPRVLEQVINCKDELAQYYLMDCIIQVFPDEYHLQTLETLLAAFPQLQPTVDIKTVLSQLMERLSNYAASSTDVLPEFLQVEAFSKLSSAIGRVIEAQIDMPIVGSISLYVSLLTFTLRVHPDRLDYVDQVLGACVKKLSGTTKLEDNRAIKQVVALLSAPLEKYDDIVTALTLSNYPRVMDHLDNGTNKVMAVVIIQSIMKNNSCISTADKVEVLFELIKGLIKDLDCTSADELDEEDFGEEQNSVARLIHMLYNDDPEEMLKILCTVKKHIMSGGPKRLPFTVPPLILSALKLVRRLQGQDGEVVGEEMPATPKKIFQILNQTIEALSSVPSPELALRLYLECAEAANDCDLEPVAYEFFTQAFVLYEEEVADSKAQVTAIHLIIGTLQRMNVFGVENRDTLTHKATGYSAKLLKKPDQCRAVYACSHLFWVDDQDGVKDGERVLLCLKRALRIANAAQQMASVTRGSSGPVTLFVEILNKYLYFFEKGNPQITSAAIQGLVELIKTEMQSDSTNVSPAPDAFFSSTLRYIQFQKQKGGVMGEKYSPIKV
- the LOC117616473 gene encoding vacuolar protein sorting-associated protein 35B-like isoform X2; its protein translation is MVFRLLISTNLFSMLATYYQDSKTNLFSVFVLGFLLLVIKSRRYAFQSCAMSSVYIKYKEAPAKDVLKDLVEMCRAIQHPMRGLFLRSYLSQVSRDKLPDIGSEYEGDADTVMDAVDFVLQNFTEMNKLWVRMQYQGPGRVREKHEKERSELRDLVGKNLHVLSQIGVELELYKDTVLPRVLEQVINCKDELAQYYLMDCIIQVFPDEYHLQTLETLLAAFPQLQPTVDIKTVLSQLMERLSNYAASSTDVLPEFLQVEAFSKLSSAIGRVIEAQIDMPIVGSISLYVSLLTFTLRVHPDRLDYVDQVLGACVKKLSGTTKLEDNRAIKQVVALLSAPLEKYDDIVTALTLSNYPRVMDHLDNGTNKVMAVVIIQSIMKNNSCISTADKVEVLFELIKGLIKDLDCTSADELDEEDFGEEQNSVARLIHMLYNDDPEEMLKILCTVKKHIMSGGPKRLPFTVPPLILSALKLVRRLQGQDGEVVGEEMPATPKKIFQILNQTIEALSSVPSPELALRLYLECAEAANDCDLEPVAYEFFTQAFVLYEEEVADSKAQVTAIHLIIGTLQRMNVFGVENRDTLTHKATGYSAKLLKKPDQCRAVYACSHLFWVDDQDGVKDGERVLLCLKRALRIANAAQQMASVTRGSSGPVTLFVEILNKYLYFFEKGNPQITSAAIQGLVELIKTEMQSDSTNVSPAPDAFFSSTLRYIQFQKQKGGVMGEKYSPIKV